A window of Desulforhopalus sp. contains these coding sequences:
- the dxs gene encoding 1-deoxy-D-xylulose-5-phosphate synthase: MSKSTATLSPPKTLLERIDSPADIRKLALPQLQELAQDIRDLIVETVARTGGHLAPSLGVVELTIALHYVFDTPLDKLIWDVGHQSYAHKILTGRREQFGSLRQYKGMSGFPKFKESIYDAFETGHSSTSISAALGITLAKDLKRDPHRAIAVIGDGSMTAGLAFEALNHAGHLDKDLIVILNDNEMSISPNVGALSSFLSRKLTGKTMSRVKAHLVEKLQISDVGENILNILRKSEESFKSFFTPGMLFEAFKFNYIGPIDGHNLGDLLETLETVRDNSQGPMLIHVLTKKGMGYEPAERNPGIFHGIGPFDILSGTPHKSTGAASYTQVFGDTITAMAKNDDKIIAISAAMVSGTGLSKFAQTFPNRFFDVGIAEQHALTFAAGLAVEGMRPVVAIYSTFFQRALDQIIHDICIPNLSVTLAIDRAGVVGDDGPTHHGVFDMSFLRFIPNMIVMAPKDEQELQHMLYTAVYHNGPAAVRYPRGPGYNVPLAETLVKMEIGKGELLRPGDDILLLPVGNRVYPAMEAAEGLEKIGIKAAVINPRFVKPLDADLICHWAQHTARVVTIEDGSRLGGFGSSVLELLSLRGLYSVQTCMLGHPDNFVEHGPQHTLWKNSQIDPPAIIRAAIKLTGKEA; this comes from the coding sequence ATATTCGCGACCTCATTGTTGAGACGGTAGCCCGCACCGGCGGCCACCTGGCGCCGAGCCTCGGAGTGGTCGAGCTGACTATCGCCCTGCACTACGTCTTCGACACGCCGCTTGATAAGCTGATTTGGGATGTCGGCCACCAAAGCTACGCCCACAAGATCCTCACCGGCAGACGGGAACAATTCGGATCACTCCGACAATATAAGGGGATGAGTGGCTTCCCCAAATTTAAGGAGAGCATCTACGATGCCTTCGAAACCGGACACAGCTCGACCTCCATCTCAGCCGCCCTGGGTATAACCCTGGCCAAGGACCTCAAGCGCGACCCACACCGGGCTATCGCGGTGATCGGTGATGGCTCGATGACCGCCGGACTGGCCTTTGAGGCCCTCAACCACGCCGGCCATCTTGACAAGGATCTCATCGTCATCCTCAACGACAACGAGATGTCCATTTCGCCAAACGTCGGTGCGCTTTCGAGTTTTCTCAGCCGCAAACTCACCGGCAAGACGATGAGCCGGGTCAAGGCCCATCTCGTTGAAAAACTGCAGATTTCCGATGTTGGAGAAAACATTCTCAACATCCTCCGCAAAAGCGAGGAAAGCTTCAAGAGCTTCTTTACCCCCGGCATGCTCTTTGAGGCATTTAAGTTCAATTATATCGGTCCGATAGATGGCCATAATCTCGGGGACCTTCTGGAAACCCTGGAGACGGTTCGCGACAACTCCCAAGGCCCCATGCTCATTCATGTCCTCACCAAGAAAGGCATGGGCTATGAGCCGGCGGAACGGAATCCCGGCATCTTCCACGGTATTGGCCCCTTCGATATCCTCAGCGGCACTCCCCATAAATCGACGGGGGCGGCAAGTTATACCCAGGTCTTTGGTGACACCATCACTGCCATGGCGAAAAATGACGACAAAATCATCGCCATTTCTGCGGCCATGGTCTCCGGTACCGGGCTGAGCAAGTTTGCCCAGACCTTCCCGAATCGTTTTTTTGATGTGGGGATTGCCGAGCAGCATGCCCTGACCTTTGCCGCCGGCCTGGCAGTGGAAGGAATGCGACCGGTGGTAGCCATCTATTCCACCTTTTTTCAGCGCGCCCTCGATCAAATTATCCACGATATCTGCATTCCCAACCTTTCGGTCACCCTGGCCATCGACCGGGCAGGTGTGGTCGGCGACGACGGCCCGACCCATCACGGGGTCTTCGACATGTCATTCCTCCGCTTCATCCCCAACATGATTGTCATGGCCCCAAAAGATGAGCAGGAGCTTCAGCACATGCTCTATACCGCCGTCTACCACAACGGCCCGGCCGCCGTTCGCTATCCGCGGGGACCGGGGTATAATGTGCCTTTGGCTGAAACCTTAGTGAAGATGGAGATCGGCAAGGGAGAACTGCTGCGCCCAGGCGACGACATTCTGCTGTTGCCAGTAGGCAACCGGGTATATCCGGCCATGGAGGCCGCCGAGGGCCTGGAGAAGATCGGCATCAAGGCCGCAGTCATCAATCCACGCTTTGTCAAACCCCTCGATGCCGACCTTATCTGCCACTGGGCTCAGCATACGGCACGAGTTGTCACCATTGAAGACGGTTCCCGCCTCGGCGGGTTCGGCAGCTCGGTGCTCGAACTCCTCAGCCTCCGCGGCCTCTACTCTGTCCAGACCTGCATGCTCGGCCATCCCGACAACTTCGTTGAACATGGCCCCCAGCATACCCTGTGGAAGAACAGCCAGATTGATCCGCCGGCAATCATCCGGGCGGCGATCAAGCTAACCGGCAAAGAAGCGTAG
- a CDS encoding NAD-dependent epimerase yields MIMKKILITGAAGFIGAHLSQKLIAGGAEVVGLDNLNDYYDPQLKRDRMAELAAGPMFRHVNVELADRDAVARLFQEHRFDAVVNLAAQAGVRYSLINPHSYVDTNLVGFVNILEGCRHSGVKHFVYASSSSVYGANTKMPFSVHDNVDHPVSLYAASKKANELMAHTYSHLFNLPTTGLRFFTVYGPWGRPDMALFLFTRAILENRPIDVFNNGNMERDFTYIDDIVEGVFRVIQHPPQANPEWRGDSPDPATSYCPYRVYNIGNNNKEKLLRYIEVLEEALGKKAEKRFLPMQPGDVPATYADVDDLVRDFHYKPGTTLEYGIGKFVQWYKEYFKI; encoded by the coding sequence ATGATAATGAAAAAGATACTGATCACCGGCGCGGCCGGTTTTATTGGGGCGCATTTATCGCAAAAACTGATCGCCGGTGGAGCCGAGGTTGTCGGCTTGGATAATCTCAATGACTATTATGACCCACAGCTGAAAAGGGACCGGATGGCAGAACTCGCGGCGGGGCCGATGTTTCGCCACGTCAATGTTGAACTTGCCGACCGCGACGCGGTGGCCAGACTCTTCCAGGAGCACCGTTTTGACGCCGTGGTCAACCTGGCCGCCCAGGCTGGCGTTCGCTATTCGCTCATTAATCCCCATTCCTATGTTGATACCAATCTGGTCGGTTTCGTCAACATCCTCGAAGGATGCAGGCATTCCGGGGTGAAGCATTTTGTCTATGCCTCATCGAGTTCCGTGTACGGTGCCAACACCAAGATGCCCTTTTCCGTCCATGATAATGTCGATCATCCGGTGTCGTTGTATGCCGCCTCGAAGAAGGCCAACGAGTTGATGGCCCATACCTACAGCCATCTTTTTAACCTACCGACTACCGGCCTGCGGTTTTTCACGGTTTATGGGCCATGGGGCCGTCCGGATATGGCCTTGTTCCTGTTCACCCGGGCAATTCTTGAAAACCGGCCCATCGATGTCTTTAATAACGGCAATATGGAGAGGGATTTCACATATATCGATGATATAGTCGAGGGTGTCTTCCGGGTAATTCAACACCCCCCGCAGGCCAATCCTGAATGGCGGGGCGACAGCCCCGATCCGGCCACATCCTATTGTCCGTATCGGGTGTATAATATCGGTAATAATAACAAAGAAAAGCTGCTGCGCTATATCGAGGTGCTTGAAGAGGCACTGGGGAAGAAGGCGGAAAAGCGGTTTCTGCCGATGCAGCCTGGTGATGTCCCGGCAACCTATGCCGATGTTGATGATCTCGTGCGGGATTTCCACTACAAACCGGGAACGACCCTGGAATACGGGATAGGGAAATTTGTGCAGTGGTACAAGGAGTATTTTAAAATCTGA
- a CDS encoding class II fructose-bisphosphate aldolase: MGMNAEYDKLIQIGRPPNIVKRFPHSKALIVSGKVIDRALLAKGQAMTIAANGRNSFIIRGALQAAQRADAALIIEIARSESNYCPVNSYNIALHVDALCNELGITVPVAVHADHYGIKSEADLPFARMEIPAMFDAGITSIAVDASHMPDDLNLLANIELSSFIPTWAGLETEVGEIKGDQGLSTVADASFLIKGLNANGVFPDWIALNNGTTHGLEASGQGIQVELTAEIHKALEPYKISGAQHGTSGNNSDKLRAIAAKTNTTKANVATALQMVSWGVEVNDYGNAILDADGNFIKVKDQGMSEEMWLKMTALAAKNGWKGGNYKNLNLPFESLLLSQPRAIRERMSKGVEDFVYKILTEVFNAAGTATLAKEAILRAGSYDLGPKGKIVEDPADWTKEMIITKAKALAGNKGPEGDFDD, encoded by the coding sequence ATGGGAATGAATGCAGAATATGATAAATTGATTCAGATCGGCCGGCCCCCTAACATAGTCAAACGCTTTCCCCACTCCAAGGCATTGATTGTCAGCGGCAAAGTTATCGACCGGGCCTTGCTGGCCAAAGGGCAGGCAATGACCATCGCCGCCAACGGCCGCAACAGCTTTATCATTCGTGGTGCCCTGCAGGCGGCTCAGCGTGCTGATGCCGCATTGATTATTGAAATCGCCCGATCGGAAAGTAACTATTGTCCGGTAAACTCGTATAATATCGCCCTGCATGTTGATGCTCTGTGCAATGAATTGGGCATCACCGTGCCGGTGGCTGTTCATGCCGACCATTACGGTATCAAGAGTGAGGCCGATCTGCCTTTTGCCAGGATGGAGATTCCGGCAATGTTCGATGCTGGAATCACCTCGATCGCCGTCGATGCCTCGCATATGCCGGATGACCTGAACCTCTTGGCCAATATCGAACTCAGTTCTTTTATTCCGACATGGGCCGGCCTGGAAACTGAGGTGGGTGAGATCAAAGGAGATCAAGGATTGTCGACGGTTGCTGATGCCTCGTTTCTCATTAAGGGGCTGAATGCAAATGGCGTTTTTCCCGACTGGATAGCCTTGAACAACGGCACAACCCACGGTCTTGAGGCAAGCGGCCAGGGAATTCAGGTGGAACTTACCGCTGAAATTCACAAGGCACTTGAACCCTATAAGATTTCCGGAGCGCAGCATGGGACATCAGGAAATAATTCCGATAAATTGCGAGCCATTGCCGCAAAGACCAACACCACCAAGGCCAATGTCGCCACCGCCCTGCAGATGGTGTCCTGGGGAGTGGAGGTCAACGACTACGGCAATGCCATACTTGATGCCGACGGCAATTTCATCAAGGTTAAAGACCAGGGGATGAGCGAGGAAATGTGGTTGAAGATGACTGCTCTGGCCGCTAAGAACGGGTGGAAGGGCGGTAACTATAAAAATCTCAACCTGCCCTTTGAGAGCCTGTTGCTGTCACAGCCAAGAGCGATCCGGGAGCGGATGAGTAAGGGTGTCGAGGACTTTGTTTACAAGATTCTCACTGAGGTTTTTAACGCAGCAGGGACCGCAACGCTTGCCAAGGAGGCCATCTTGCGAGCTGGTTCATATGACCTCGGGCCCAAGGGTAAAATTGTCGAGGATCCGGCCGACTGGACCAAAGAAATGATCATAACCAAGGCAAAGGCGCTAGCCGGCAACAAGGGACCTGAGGGCGATTTCGATGATTAA
- the tatC gene encoding twin-arginine translocase subunit TatC, which translates to MLAASPVIFSQIWRFVAPGLYSHEKKVLIPFSLLSSMCFVGGAAFGYLVVFPPAFKFLVGYNNEFLTSLPAVSEYFDLATKLLLAFGVIFEMPVFMVFIAKTGLIDVAFLNRNRKYAILINFIIAAILTPTPDVVNQMMMGIPLVILYEISVIAVWLFAGKGFSGFSKESSDNEKISE; encoded by the coding sequence GTGCTCGCCGCCTCGCCCGTTATCTTTTCGCAGATATGGCGATTTGTAGCACCCGGTCTGTATAGCCATGAAAAGAAGGTGCTGATTCCGTTCTCCCTTCTCTCTTCCATGTGTTTTGTCGGTGGCGCGGCCTTTGGTTATCTGGTCGTCTTTCCACCAGCCTTCAAATTCCTGGTCGGTTACAATAATGAGTTTCTGACTTCGCTGCCGGCGGTAAGCGAATACTTCGACCTTGCCACCAAGTTGTTGCTGGCTTTTGGTGTGATCTTCGAGATGCCGGTGTTTATGGTCTTCATCGCCAAGACCGGGTTGATAGATGTTGCTTTTCTCAATCGCAATAGAAAGTATGCCATTCTCATTAATTTCATTATTGCCGCCATCCTCACGCCGACACCCGACGTCGTCAACCAGATGATGATGGGTATACCTCTGGTAATACTTTACGAGATAAGCGTGATTGCCGTCTGGCTTTTTGCCGGGAAAGGCTTTTCCGGCTTCTCCAAGGAGTCATCCGACAACGAAAAGATCTCGGAATAA
- a CDS encoding twin-arginine translocase subunit TatC → MNEQDDSGKLQKQALTEHLRELRSCLIVSMVATIIGFCLSYAVIEPIGTWFFKPLVKVLPEGTTLIFTSYQEGFFFI, encoded by the coding sequence ATGAACGAGCAAGACGATAGTGGAAAATTACAGAAGCAGGCCCTCACTGAACATCTTCGCGAGCTGCGTTCGTGTCTCATTGTATCGATGGTCGCCACGATTATCGGTTTTTGTTTGTCCTATGCTGTTATCGAACCCATCGGGACCTGGTTTTTTAAACCCCTTGTCAAGGTCCTTCCCGAAGGGACGACTTTGATCTTCACTTCCTACCAGGAGGGGTTTTTTTTTATCTAA
- a CDS encoding GIY-YIG nuclease family protein, whose amino-acid sequence MAKILTLPLFLKTCPFPLPMHDPGQDPLISSEPWVVYIVRCKDGSYYTGITTDLARRIVEHNSPKGGAKYTRPRRPVELVYSEPAASRAVAARREHQVKKMPFTRKIRLILGAGAVDAVIQQTAGQAAPAKTAI is encoded by the coding sequence TTGGCGAAAATACTGACCCTTCCCCTTTTCCTAAAAACCTGCCCATTCCCCTTACCAATGCATGACCCCGGCCAAGATCCCTTAATTTCGAGCGAGCCATGGGTTGTATATATCGTCCGCTGCAAAGACGGCTCCTATTATACCGGGATTACCACCGACCTGGCCAGACGCATTGTCGAGCATAATTCCCCGAAAGGCGGGGCAAAATACACCAGGCCCCGCCGACCGGTAGAACTCGTCTACAGCGAACCGGCAGCCTCCAGGGCAGTTGCGGCACGGCGGGAGCACCAGGTAAAAAAAATGCCCTTTACCAGAAAAATCCGCCTCATTTTAGGTGCTGGTGCAGTAGATGCGGTAATCCAGCAGACCGCAGGCCAGGCGGCCCCTGCAAAAACCGCGATTTAG
- a CDS encoding MoxR family ATPase: protein MMESVNFVGAAKYVLDPELAKIVNISMVLEMPLLLKGEPGTGKTMLAHAIAESLRMPLIILNVKSNMKLVEALYQYDTLTRLNDSRFGDSRRNVSNISEYIKMGKIGQAFTADSKCVLLIDEIDKAETEFQDDMLDVLDQMQFDIMETDETVRAVHRPVIIITSNAKKDLSDPFLGRCNFHHIAFPDPKMMRNIIAVHFPAIDKKLTDIAIGAFYDLRNLDGLEKKPATRELINWLRALASDPDFRDGERLKKEIPYLGVLFKKSADYQRSTASLAKKRFF, encoded by the coding sequence ATGATGGAGTCAGTCAATTTTGTTGGTGCCGCCAAATATGTTCTCGACCCGGAATTGGCAAAGATAGTCAACATCTCCATGGTATTGGAAATGCCCCTACTCTTGAAGGGGGAACCTGGTACCGGGAAGACCATGCTCGCCCATGCGATAGCCGAGAGCCTGCGGATGCCGCTGATCATCTTGAATGTCAAGTCGAACATGAAACTGGTCGAAGCCCTGTATCAATATGATACCCTAACGCGCTTAAACGACAGCCGGTTCGGTGACTCCAGGCGAAACGTGAGCAATATCTCCGAGTATATTAAAATGGGCAAGATCGGTCAGGCCTTTACCGCCGACAGCAAGTGCGTTTTGTTGATCGATGAGATCGACAAGGCCGAGACCGAATTTCAGGACGATATGCTCGATGTCCTTGATCAGATGCAGTTTGATATCATGGAGACCGATGAGACCGTACGGGCAGTGCACCGGCCGGTCATCATCATTACTTCCAATGCCAAAAAAGATTTATCCGACCCGTTTCTCGGACGGTGCAACTTTCATCATATTGCTTTTCCCGATCCGAAGATGATGCGCAATATAATTGCAGTTCACTTTCCCGCTATCGATAAAAAATTGACTGACATCGCTATAGGTGCCTTTTATGATCTGCGAAATCTCGATGGCCTGGAAAAGAAACCGGCCACCCGTGAACTGATCAACTGGTTGCGCGCCCTGGCCAGCGATCCCGATTTCAGGGACGGTGAACGGCTGAAAAAAGAAATCCCCTATCTCGGGGTACTTTTTAAGAAAAGTGCCGATTACCAACGGTCAACCGCCAGTCTTGCCAAAAAACGCTTTTTTTGA
- a CDS encoding 4Fe-4S dicluster domain-containing protein, protein MTLNILFGFSAVVCLIGLIIRLSIWFSQGMSPPAAPAAPVGTRMTEALKAVVGSFFSAKIFLIIKSVFVDLLFQKRIFDKSVLRWIAHTLIFSGFILLLLMHALHSVVTEPLFKDYQSTLNPYLFLRNLFGLMVILGVVIAIFRRITLKPQRLKTYASDWTALIFLLVIILSGMLLEGSKMASQSTFQRMVEDVSLSDEEEVKALEAFWVQENGLAPTNFQTAPPAEIVAKGKEINGDYCMDCHASNKAAFASFTLAKISPIFFAVFGDALTVKLLWYLHILACLAFLAWLPFSKMFHILAAPVSLLIKGVTGDQIREPANILTRQMIGLSACTHCGSCSLECSSNMFFETFQNDFILPSEKVQYLKKIAAGKETDPAVLKQMQQGLYVCTSCDRCTTVCPSGINLKELFVSSRYTLLKEGMPETTMLSHFSFPLALAQNFVDDHLQALKKVTDIFIKSFQHLADTSSPITLGTSKGFGNTTFRGCFSCQRCTNICPVVRSYDDPVEALGMLPHQIMFSLGIGNTELAMGSQMIWSCSTCYLCQEHCPNQVELTDIFYSLKNSALKKVETGVHS, encoded by the coding sequence ATGACTTTGAATATACTATTTGGTTTTTCTGCAGTTGTTTGTCTGATTGGCCTCATTATCAGGTTGTCAATATGGTTTTCCCAGGGCATGAGCCCGCCCGCCGCCCCCGCCGCACCAGTTGGCACAAGGATGACCGAGGCACTCAAGGCAGTTGTCGGCTCGTTTTTCAGTGCCAAGATTTTTCTTATTATCAAATCGGTTTTTGTTGACCTTCTTTTTCAAAAGCGCATTTTTGACAAAAGCGTACTGCGCTGGATTGCCCATACCCTGATTTTTAGCGGCTTTATTCTCTTACTGCTCATGCATGCCTTGCATTCGGTAGTGACTGAGCCCCTTTTCAAGGATTATCAATCAACGCTCAACCCCTACCTTTTCCTGCGTAATCTGTTCGGATTGATGGTTATTTTGGGAGTGGTAATTGCCATTTTCCGAAGAATAACCCTGAAACCGCAACGTTTGAAGACCTACGCCAGTGACTGGACTGCCCTGATTTTCCTCCTTGTCATTATCCTCTCCGGCATGCTTCTCGAGGGGTCAAAAATGGCATCCCAGTCTACATTTCAAAGAATGGTCGAAGACGTATCACTCTCCGACGAGGAAGAGGTAAAGGCATTAGAAGCCTTTTGGGTTCAGGAAAACGGCCTTGCGCCGACCAATTTCCAGACTGCTCCCCCCGCTGAGATCGTCGCCAAGGGCAAGGAAATCAACGGCGACTACTGCATGGACTGTCACGCATCCAACAAGGCCGCATTTGCAAGCTTTACCTTGGCCAAGATAAGCCCCATCTTCTTCGCGGTTTTCGGTGACGCCCTGACGGTAAAACTCCTCTGGTATTTGCATATCCTGGCTTGCCTCGCCTTCCTCGCCTGGCTCCCCTTCAGTAAGATGTTTCATATCCTGGCGGCGCCGGTTAGCTTGCTCATCAAAGGCGTCACCGGGGATCAAATACGTGAACCGGCAAATATTCTGACCAGACAGATGATAGGTCTATCGGCATGTACCCATTGCGGCTCATGCAGTCTTGAATGTTCTTCGAATATGTTCTTCGAAACCTTCCAGAACGATTTCATCCTCCCTTCAGAAAAGGTTCAATATCTGAAGAAAATTGCGGCCGGTAAGGAAACCGATCCGGCAGTTTTGAAGCAAATGCAGCAGGGCCTGTATGTCTGCACCAGCTGTGACCGCTGCACCACGGTCTGCCCTTCAGGCATCAACTTAAAAGAGTTGTTCGTCAGTTCGCGTTACACCTTACTCAAAGAGGGAATGCCCGAAACGACTATGCTCAGCCACTTCTCCTTCCCCTTGGCCTTGGCTCAGAACTTCGTTGATGACCATTTACAGGCATTGAAGAAGGTGACCGACATCTTCATAAAGAGCTTTCAGCATCTTGCCGATACTTCTTCGCCGATAACACTGGGCACATCCAAGGGTTTTGGTAACACTACATTTCGTGGATGTTTTTCGTGCCAGCGCTGCACCAACATCTGCCCAGTGGTGCGCAGCTATGATGATCCTGTCGAGGCACTGGGGATGCTGCCGCATCAGATCATGTTCAGCCTTGGTATCGGCAACACCGAGTTGGCCATGGGCTCGCAAATGATCTGGAGTTGCTCCACCTGCTACCTTTGTCAGGAGCACTGCCCTAATCAGGTTGAACTCACTGATATCTTCTACTCTCTTAAGAACAGTGCCCTTAAAAAAGTTGAGACAGGAGTACACTCATGA
- a CDS encoding CoB--CoM heterodisulfide reductase iron-sulfur subunit B family protein: MKYAFFQGCNIPIRIQQYATSTTAVLAKFGIELEVVPTFNCCGYPARNVDEKAYILPSVRNLAIAEKRGQDILVICNCCFASLQKAKNVMSKNAQLMEELNSILAKEDLHYSGKAEVKHYLTVLYQEVGTEKIKAQRVNAFTDLNIAVIQGCHVLRPREITHFDDSFVPRITEELIGTTGVKSLDWQGKLECCGAALAGINNDLSHRLLREKITGAQAAGAEYITPICSYCHLQFDTTQQNIRNGAAGEKLLPVLLFPQLLGLCLGIDEKALGIASNSTIATEDINRIKSLLGPPTEEKKKKKAKVAA, translated from the coding sequence ATGAAATATGCATTTTTTCAGGGTTGCAACATCCCGATCCGCATCCAGCAATATGCAACGTCAACCACCGCTGTTCTCGCCAAGTTCGGAATAGAGCTGGAGGTGGTGCCCACCTTCAACTGTTGCGGATATCCAGCTCGGAACGTCGATGAGAAGGCGTATATTCTCCCCTCAGTGCGGAACCTGGCCATTGCTGAAAAGAGAGGTCAAGATATTCTGGTCATCTGCAACTGTTGTTTTGCCAGCCTGCAAAAGGCCAAGAACGTGATGAGTAAAAATGCGCAACTCATGGAGGAACTGAACAGCATCCTCGCCAAAGAAGACCTCCATTATTCAGGAAAAGCTGAAGTTAAACATTACCTTACAGTGCTTTACCAAGAGGTCGGTACGGAAAAAATCAAGGCCCAGCGGGTTAATGCCTTTACCGATCTCAATATCGCGGTCATCCAGGGTTGCCATGTCCTTCGCCCGAGGGAAATCACCCACTTTGACGATTCCTTCGTACCCCGCATCACCGAGGAACTTATCGGCACAACCGGGGTCAAAAGTCTTGATTGGCAAGGAAAACTCGAGTGCTGCGGCGCTGCACTGGCCGGCATCAACAATGATCTGTCCCACAGGTTGCTCAGGGAAAAAATTACCGGTGCTCAGGCAGCGGGGGCTGAATATATAACGCCTATCTGTTCCTATTGTCACCTGCAGTTCGATACCACCCAGCAAAACATCCGCAATGGTGCCGCAGGCGAAAAACTCCTGCCGGTGCTCCTCTTCCCACAGCTCCTCGGGTTGTGTCTTGGCATTGATGAAAAAGCCCTGGGAATTGCCAGCAACAGTACTATTGCTACAGAAGACATCAATCGAATCAAGAGCCTCCTTGGACCACCTACCGAGGAAAAAAAGAAAAAGAAGGCAAAAGTGGCAGCTTGA
- a CDS encoding AAA family ATPase, translated as MSKVIAFAGKGGVGKTTVATLVVRYLGETGKTPVLAVDADPNSNLGETMGLDVTTTIGEIRENYMKDPQGIPSGMDKVNYLETLIEQALIEKPKFDLLVMGRQEGQGCYCMVNNILNRFTDKLAGHYKYTIVDNEAGMEHLSRRTSGKVDVLFLVTDYSLRGLRAVRRINQMLPGLKLDVKKLAIVVTRGPEKLSDAFMAEVTEIGLPIAGIIPHDPALLEFDMERRSLLELPDNAPSVQAIEKLMADYCPPLSK; from the coding sequence ATGAGTAAGGTTATTGCCTTTGCAGGAAAGGGAGGGGTAGGAAAAACCACTGTCGCAACCTTGGTTGTGCGATACCTCGGGGAGACAGGAAAAACACCGGTTCTGGCCGTCGATGCCGACCCCAATAGCAACCTTGGGGAAACGATGGGACTCGACGTTACAACGACGATTGGCGAGATACGGGAAAACTATATGAAGGATCCGCAGGGAATTCCTTCAGGGATGGATAAGGTTAATTACCTTGAGACCCTTATCGAGCAGGCCTTAATTGAAAAGCCAAAATTTGACCTCCTGGTCATGGGCCGCCAAGAAGGCCAAGGCTGTTATTGCATGGTCAATAATATCCTCAACCGCTTTACCGACAAATTGGCCGGTCATTATAAATACACAATTGTCGACAATGAGGCCGGCATGGAACATCTCAGCCGACGGACCAGCGGCAAGGTGGATGTGCTCTTTCTTGTCACCGATTATTCCCTGCGCGGTCTCAGGGCCGTGCGTAGAATCAACCAAATGCTCCCGGGTCTAAAACTCGACGTAAAAAAACTGGCAATTGTCGTGACCCGCGGCCCGGAGAAGCTCAGTGACGCCTTCATGGCCGAGGTGACGGAAATTGGCTTACCGATTGCTGGCATAATCCCCCATGATCCAGCGCTCCTCGAGTTTGACATGGAAAGGCGCTCCTTGCTCGAACTCCCCGATAATGCACCATCCGTGCAGGCAATCGAAAAATTGATGGCTGATTATTGCCCACCTCTCTCAAAATAG
- a CDS encoding phosphohydrolase, which yields MKCPGQDTKYWKAGAIFEVQCPKCNTSVEFYKDDTSRKCGNCGHRFVNPNLDFGCASYCPYAEQCLGALPEDFTGAKENLLKDKVAVEMKRFFQSDFKRIRQATTTAKFAENIGKAEGGNLAVLLCAAYLHDTGLSEAQAILNKLGAGEMMIKEICTVLLHDHQVSEGDSLQAKILHDALSLRQMQEELKEKPASDRKTQPTSVKKFFTNSAKEIAATLVD from the coding sequence ATGAAATGCCCAGGCCAGGACACAAAATATTGGAAAGCAGGCGCCATCTTTGAAGTGCAGTGCCCTAAATGCAACACCTCCGTTGAATTTTACAAGGATGACACCAGCCGGAAATGTGGCAATTGTGGTCATCGTTTTGTCAATCCAAACTTGGACTTTGGCTGTGCTTCCTATTGCCCATACGCCGAGCAGTGCCTGGGTGCCCTACCGGAAGACTTCACCGGAGCGAAAGAAAATCTCTTAAAAGACAAGGTTGCCGTGGAGATGAAGAGATTTTTTCAATCTGATTTCAAGCGGATCCGTCAAGCTACCACCACCGCCAAGTTCGCTGAAAACATAGGCAAAGCCGAGGGAGGCAATCTTGCTGTCCTGCTTTGTGCCGCATACCTCCACGACACCGGTCTGAGCGAGGCTCAAGCTATACTGAATAAACTTGGTGCCGGCGAAATGATGATTAAAGAAATCTGTACAGTACTTCTTCACGACCACCAGGTTAGCGAAGGTGACTCGCTCCAGGCAAAAATTCTCCATGACGCTCTTTCGCTCAGACAAATGCAGGAAGAATTGAAAGAAAAACCGGCAAGTGACCGAAAAACTCAACCGACCTCAGTAAAGAAGTTCTTTACCAATTCTGCCAAAGAGATTGCGGCCACCCTTGTTGACTAG